TTAAAACGGATCAGTTAACGAACAATACTTCAAATATTAAAAAAGGGATTGCTTACATAAAGCTGATTTATCAATTTACCGGCTCAATAAAAAAATATTATGCCAATGAAAAATTTGATCTGATTATTGCGCATTCGTTGCCACCTGAAATTGGTATAATTGTGAGATTGTTAAAAAGGAAATACAGAGCAAAATTTTACCTGATGCTCTGTGAATATATCTGGCAAGATTCCGTTTCTTTGGGGTTTTTCAGAGAAGGAGGACTGATATGTAAATATTATCAATGGTTGGAGAAACTCACGATCAAAATGGCGGATTATATTGGATGTCCGTCTCAAGGAAACATAGATTTTACGTTGAAATACTATCCATGGGCAAAAGAAAAAAATATTCACGTATTACATTTTTCACAATATCCAATAAATTTACCCCCTCCGGTTGAAGATATTAAGGCAAAATATAATCTGTCTGATAAGTTTGTTGCCGTTTATGGTGGCA
This region of Veillonellales bacterium genomic DNA includes:
- a CDS encoding glycosyltransferase family 4 protein, whose amino-acid sequence is MNILFLYVSLPHLSETGVFVDLIKEFAKQGHKVKVATPMNKWSTEGVNKEAGIDVLRFKTDQLTNNTSNIKKGIAYIKLIYQFTGSIKKYYANEKFDLIIAHSLPPEIGIIVRLLKRKYRAKFYLMLCEYIWQDSVSLGFFREGGLICKYYQWLEKLTIKMADYIGCPSQGNIDFTLKYYPWAKEKNIHVLHFSQYPINLPPPVEDIKAKYNLSDKFVAVYGGNMSIAQKIENVIDLAESCLDYKDILFLLVGRGQEIPSIKEKVKKRKLTNITFLDFMPKDEYLQLLSVCDVGLISLNEKLAVP